A DNA window from Anaerocolumna sp. AGMB13020 contains the following coding sequences:
- a CDS encoding GlsB/YeaQ/YmgE family stress response membrane protein, whose protein sequence is MPEITNIIVWLILGGISGWIASKIMKKDSQMGVGMNILVGIVGAFIGGWLAGIFGWGPATGLNIWSFIVSVVGAVILLFIIGLFKQKD, encoded by the coding sequence TTTGGTTAATTCTTGGAGGTATTTCTGGTTGGATAGCCAGTAAGATTATGAAGAAAGACAGCCAGATGGGTGTTGGTATGAATATCCTTGTAGGTATCGTCGGAGCATTTATCGGTGGATGGCTGGCAGGTATTTTTGGTTGGGGTCCTGCAACAGGATTAAACATCTGGAGTTTTATTGTGTCCGTCGTTGGTGCAGTAATACTGCTCTTTATTATCGGATTGTTTAAACAGAAGGATTAA
- a CDS encoding methylglyoxal synthase — translation MLLDDFIYFKIGKKKHIALIAHDGKKQELVKWADRHKDILKSHFLCGTGTTARLISEQTGLPVKGYNSGPLGGDQQIGSRIVEGGIDFVIFLWDPLESQPHDPDVKALLRIAVVYDIPIANNLATADFLLASSLMEEEYDRKVENFNKTMKERIEKFSAPQ, via the coding sequence ATGTTACTTGATGATTTTATTTATTTTAAAATAGGTAAGAAAAAGCATATTGCATTGATCGCTCATGACGGAAAAAAACAGGAATTGGTGAAATGGGCAGATAGACATAAGGATATACTGAAAAGCCATTTTCTATGCGGAACCGGTACAACGGCAAGACTCATTTCTGAGCAGACCGGGCTTCCCGTTAAGGGGTACAACAGCGGACCTTTAGGAGGTGACCAGCAGATTGGCTCAAGAATCGTAGAGGGAGGAATCGATTTTGTAATCTTTTTATGGGATCCTTTAGAATCCCAGCCTCATGATCCTGATGTTAAGGCATTATTGCGTATTGCTGTGGTTTATGATATTCCCATAGCCAATAATCTGGCGACGGCTGACTTTTTGCTCGCGTCTTCCCTGATGGAAGAAGAGTATGACAGAAAAGTTGAGAACTTTAACAAAACAATGAAAGAGAGAATTGAGAAGTTCTCTGCTCCCCAATAA
- a CDS encoding citrate/2-methylcitrate synthase, whose protein sequence is MSNMNISSITPEILALSDLCAKNSVIDSSLYTKYQVKRGLRDVSGAGVLTGLTEIAEVRSHLFVDSEYIPCEGQLFYRGIDVKQIVQGFIEDNRFGFEEVTYLLLFGKLPSIEELTSFKALLGEYRSLPTSFVRDIIMKAPSKDMMNTLARSVLTLYSYDDLADDITLPNVLRQSLQLISLFPLLSVYGYQAYSHYHDGQSLVIHTPDPNLSTAELILHLLRSDSKYTPLEAKILDVALVLHAEHGGGNNSTFTTHVVTSTGTDTYSSVAASLGSLKGPKHGGANIKVIQMFEDMKNVIRDWEDEDEVRAYLAALLQKNAFDKSGLIYGMGHAVYSISDPRAEIFKGFVEKLSLEKGRAKEFKLYNLVETLAPEVIAKERQIYKGVSANVDFYSGFVYSMLDLPLELYTPIFAIARISGWSAHRMEELINAGKIIRPAYKNVAKVKPYSKLKDRT, encoded by the coding sequence ATGAGTAATATGAACATTTCCAGTATTACACCGGAGATTCTGGCATTGTCTGACCTATGTGCCAAAAATAGTGTGATTGATTCCTCTCTTTACACCAAATATCAGGTAAAAAGAGGTCTTAGGGATGTCAGTGGAGCGGGAGTTTTAACTGGTCTTACAGAAATAGCGGAAGTCCGCTCCCATTTATTTGTCGACTCCGAGTACATTCCCTGTGAAGGACAGCTTTTTTACAGGGGTATCGATGTAAAACAGATCGTTCAGGGTTTTATTGAAGATAATCGCTTTGGTTTTGAAGAGGTTACCTATCTCCTGTTATTCGGCAAGCTCCCAAGTATCGAAGAATTGACGAGTTTCAAGGCATTATTAGGTGAATACCGTTCACTTCCCACCTCTTTCGTCAGAGATATTATTATGAAAGCTCCCAGTAAGGATATGATGAATACATTGGCAAGAAGCGTCCTGACTCTGTACTCCTACGATGATCTGGCGGATGATATTACACTGCCTAATGTCTTAAGGCAATCCCTTCAACTGATATCCTTATTCCCTTTGTTATCCGTTTATGGTTATCAGGCTTACAGTCATTATCATGACGGACAGAGCCTGGTTATACATACGCCGGATCCTAATCTTTCAACTGCTGAATTAATCCTGCATCTATTAAGATCCGACAGTAAATACACTCCTCTGGAAGCTAAAATTCTTGACGTTGCACTGGTTCTCCATGCAGAACATGGCGGCGGTAACAATTCTACTTTCACCACCCATGTAGTAACCTCTACCGGTACGGATACCTATTCCTCTGTGGCAGCTTCTTTGGGCTCTTTAAAAGGACCTAAGCATGGCGGTGCAAATATCAAAGTTATTCAAATGTTCGAGGATATGAAAAATGTCATCCGGGATTGGGAAGACGAAGATGAGGTACGTGCATATCTGGCTGCACTGCTTCAGAAAAATGCCTTTGATAAATCAGGCCTTATTTATGGTATGGGCCATGCGGTATATTCGATTTCTGATCCAAGAGCCGAAATCTTTAAAGGTTTTGTTGAAAAATTATCCCTTGAAAAAGGGCGTGCCAAAGAGTTTAAACTCTATAATCTGGTGGAAACTCTCGCTCCGGAAGTAATTGCAAAGGAACGTCAGATATATAAAGGTGTCAGTGCCAATGTGGATTTCTACAGCGGTTTCGTATATAGCATGTTAGATCTGCCTCTTGAATTATATACCCCTATCTTTGCCATCGCCAGAATATCCGGCTGGAGCGCTCATAGAATGGAGGAGCTCATTAATGCAGGTAAGATAATTCGTCCTGCCTATAAGAATGTAGCGAAGGTAAAACCTTATTCCAAATTAAAGGATCGCACCTGA